One window of the Endomicrobium proavitum genome contains the following:
- a CDS encoding autotransporter outer membrane beta-barrel domain-containing protein → MKKILFYLTVMCVFAVNAYSQTVSVSSFTYLQQLYQSGGSQDISLTSNISFADWLGAPGFSLSMSVDGQSLYSFDGAGAYGGFYGDPMSMGSFSFNNTALKNFVSSGAVSVTFGTFNSSNTSFSNNGNVLTGGAVSIALSNSQLDGNIVFSSNSAGASGGAFAVVASDVLFTGNSYFYGNTAAVDAGALLVTFDSYVTFNGSSIYENNVSTSASGDGYGGAVAVFESTAIFSYAEFSSNLADRGGAIAVIDGDLPGSGSYVSFGDVIFNGNTATSIGGAVYADGSVIDFNGDALFQDNNAQSGGAVRADISVVNFNGDSVAFSSNHATYNPGGAFYLFRSTVNFNSAYSSFSYNASNFNGGAIFANYKSSVLFSTGAALFEGNRASLNGGAVYALSSNVEFQNVSFINNTAQSGLGGAVYIAGTAASVATATFRTSVQGLSSSTVFSGNAAGSSGNGMYIGDYSKVYFITDSGASVEMYDNIASGAGVTGSKIYISGAGYFNLYANSLSNKADVELSGNLNFKNGAALGAGMLTINPGSFIDMLDGATNSINAAYINNAGRVDLETFDTVNDSLNSSGALVLDAANSVLNVTIQNYTPQKRIYKLFSYGSLAGQFNSVNILGVALLPSDYQILYGTGYDSFITLILNGDTQSNFSAITGLTFNQSETAKIFDNVAQTASGDLLDVILEVQLLSNTALQKDALGQSAGYFLANVLRNAAIESSHKDIYDKMNGRATSSLVSGIWAQAIGGNVSRKGDENSINEFRSNSSGAMIGYDKFDYNTNVVFGLFGKYKNSDIKQDPQNSAAAMNAGAGIYVGWISEYVDIKVLAEGGFDNYDTSRYIPFVNRTATAKFNGLNYGGNVEAAAKIPLIGNFKIRPYAGFEAKNSSYEDFKESGAGSLNLNVKGGNYFRSAARGGIGFILDNKNFSFYVQGEGKYLTSGDISEIESAFDGAKSLSFKTRGYTENKFSYGAGVGVSLAFSQYFRLFANGNYYSGADKFEDLYANAGIRIAFGDSAPVIEKAGSADAKPAEKSMPLTSNEPLETSEVAYQPPVDAQNYAPKNPQLQVPETTPQDVSAAEQITDLNADTAAPEDVPQVSIESALDAVSSDADKLAADRNQLQNILPPNAVPVTDAPVAQPVAEDVPEAAAEEVPSVRPSIIPDNAVAVTQAQPAAFIAAAEVSAPAPVVVEEPVAKTPAVVKPAAAPKKAAAVKPAAKKAKTTAVKSKAAANNKKAATAVKKAAPKKAAVAAVKKAPAKKAAVQQAAVKKKSAVKTKVSPAKAAAKTVKPAAKKAPAKKASAKRAVKKKI, encoded by the coding sequence ATGAAAAAAATACTCTTCTATCTTACGGTTATGTGTGTTTTTGCCGTAAATGCTTACTCTCAAACGGTGAGTGTTTCAAGCTTTACCTACTTGCAGCAACTTTACCAGTCCGGCGGCTCTCAAGATATAAGTTTAACGTCAAACATATCGTTTGCAGATTGGCTTGGCGCTCCGGGGTTTTCCCTTTCAATGTCGGTTGACGGTCAGTCTTTATACTCTTTTGACGGTGCCGGCGCTTACGGCGGCTTTTACGGCGACCCTATGTCTATGGGAAGTTTTTCATTCAATAATACCGCGCTTAAAAATTTTGTAAGTTCAGGAGCGGTTTCGGTAACGTTCGGCACTTTCAATTCTTCAAACACCTCTTTTAGCAATAACGGCAACGTTTTAACCGGCGGAGCCGTTAGTATAGCCTTATCAAACTCCCAATTAGACGGCAATATAGTTTTCAGTTCAAATTCCGCGGGCGCTTCGGGCGGAGCTTTTGCAGTGGTTGCAAGCGATGTTTTGTTTACGGGAAACTCTTATTTTTACGGCAACACGGCGGCTGTAGATGCCGGCGCGCTGCTTGTAACTTTTGACAGTTACGTTACATTTAACGGAAGTTCAATTTATGAAAACAACGTTTCTACTTCCGCTTCCGGAGACGGTTACGGCGGAGCTGTGGCGGTTTTTGAATCTACCGCTATTTTTTCTTACGCGGAATTTAGTTCAAACCTTGCCGACAGAGGCGGGGCTATAGCCGTTATAGACGGAGATTTGCCCGGCAGCGGTTCTTATGTTTCTTTCGGCGACGTAATTTTTAACGGCAATACGGCCACGTCCATAGGCGGCGCGGTATATGCCGACGGGTCGGTAATAGATTTTAACGGCGATGCGCTGTTTCAAGATAACAATGCTCAGTCCGGCGGAGCCGTGCGCGCCGATATTTCCGTTGTAAACTTCAACGGCGACTCCGTTGCGTTTTCTTCAAACCACGCAACATATAACCCCGGCGGAGCATTTTACCTTTTCAGATCTACCGTAAATTTTAATTCCGCATATTCTTCTTTTTCTTACAACGCTTCAAATTTTAACGGCGGCGCAATATTTGCAAACTATAAATCTTCAGTCCTTTTTTCTACGGGCGCCGCTCTTTTTGAAGGAAACAGAGCTTCCCTTAACGGCGGCGCTGTTTACGCGCTTTCTTCAAATGTAGAATTTCAAAATGTAAGTTTTATAAATAACACGGCGCAGAGCGGTTTGGGCGGAGCCGTTTATATAGCGGGTACCGCCGCAAGCGTTGCCACGGCAACGTTTAGAACTTCCGTTCAAGGCTTAAGTTCTTCTACGGTTTTTAGCGGAAACGCCGCAGGCTCGTCGGGTAACGGAATGTATATAGGCGATTATTCAAAAGTTTATTTTATAACGGATTCGGGCGCAAGCGTGGAGATGTATGATAACATAGCTTCCGGCGCAGGCGTAACCGGTTCAAAAATTTATATTTCCGGCGCGGGATATTTTAACCTTTACGCAAACTCGCTTTCAAATAAAGCGGATGTTGAATTATCCGGAAATCTTAATTTTAAAAACGGAGCAGCTCTCGGCGCGGGAATGCTTACGATTAATCCGGGTTCTTTTATAGACATGCTTGACGGCGCGACAAATTCAATAAACGCGGCTTATATCAACAATGCGGGAAGAGTGGATTTAGAAACTTTTGATACGGTAAACGATTCTTTAAACTCTTCCGGCGCTCTTGTTTTAGACGCGGCAAACAGCGTTTTAAATGTAACCATTCAAAATTATACGCCGCAAAAAAGAATATACAAACTTTTCAGTTACGGTTCTCTTGCGGGACAGTTTAACAGCGTAAATATCCTCGGAGTGGCGCTGCTGCCGTCGGATTATCAAATATTATACGGAACCGGTTACGACAGTTTTATCACGCTTATATTAAACGGAGATACGCAGAGCAATTTTAGCGCTATAACGGGGCTTACTTTTAACCAAAGCGAAACGGCGAAAATTTTTGACAATGTTGCGCAAACAGCTTCTGGAGATTTGTTAGATGTAATTTTGGAAGTTCAGCTTTTAAGCAATACCGCCTTGCAGAAAGACGCTTTAGGTCAGAGCGCGGGATATTTTCTTGCAAACGTTTTAAGAAACGCCGCTATAGAATCTTCGCACAAAGACATATACGATAAAATGAACGGTCGCGCAACTTCATCTCTTGTGTCCGGAATATGGGCGCAGGCAATAGGCGGCAACGTTTCCCGCAAAGGCGATGAGAATTCAATAAATGAATTCCGCAGCAACTCTTCCGGCGCAATGATAGGTTATGACAAATTTGATTATAATACAAACGTTGTTTTCGGACTTTTCGGAAAATATAAAAACAGCGATATAAAGCAAGATCCGCAAAATTCTGCCGCGGCAATGAATGCCGGCGCAGGAATTTACGTAGGCTGGATAAGCGAATATGTGGACATTAAAGTTTTGGCTGAAGGCGGTTTTGACAACTATGACACATCAAGATATATTCCGTTTGTAAACAGAACCGCAACGGCAAAATTCAACGGGCTAAACTACGGCGGAAACGTTGAAGCTGCCGCTAAAATTCCGTTAATCGGCAATTTTAAAATAAGACCTTATGCGGGATTTGAAGCTAAAAATTCAAGCTATGAAGATTTTAAAGAAAGCGGCGCGGGAAGTTTAAATTTAAATGTTAAAGGCGGAAACTATTTCAGAAGCGCAGCTCGCGGCGGAATAGGTTTTATTCTTGACAATAAAAATTTTAGTTTCTATGTTCAAGGAGAAGGAAAATATTTAACCTCCGGCGATATCAGCGAAATAGAAAGCGCATTTGACGGCGCAAAATCTTTATCGTTTAAAACGCGCGGATATACGGAAAACAAATTTAGTTACGGCGCGGGCGTTGGCGTGTCGCTTGCGTTTTCTCAATACTTTAGACTATTCGCAAACGGAAATTATTATTCCGGTGCGGATAAATTTGAAGATTTATACGCAAACGCAGGCATAAGAATTGCTTTTGGAGACTCTGCGCCTGTTATTGAAAAAGCGGGCAGCGCAGACGCAAAACCTGCGGAAAAATCTATGCCTTTAACCTCAAACGAACCGCTTGAAACAAGCGAAGTTGCTTATCAGCCGCCTGTGGATGCGCAAAATTATGCTCCTAAAAATCCGCAGCTGCAAGTTCCTGAAACTACGCCTCAAGACGTTAGCGCCGCAGAACAGATTACGGATTTGAATGCCGATACTGCTGCGCCTGAAGACGTTCCTCAAGTTTCTATAGAGAGCGCTTTAGACGCTGTTTCTTCGGATGCGGATAAACTTGCCGCCGACCGGAATCAGCTTCAAAATATTTTGCCGCCAAATGCGGTTCCTGTAACGGATGCGCCGGTTGCGCAGCCTGTTGCCGAGGATGTTCCTGAAGCTGCGGCTGAAGAAGTTCCGTCGGTGCGTCCGTCTATAATTCCTGATAATGCGGTTGCTGTAACTCAAGCGCAGCCTGCGGCTTTTATTGCTGCTGCTGAAGTTTCGGCGCCGGCGCCTGTTGTTGTGGAAGAACCTGTCGCAAAAACTCCGGCTGTAGTTAAACCGGCTGCGGCTCCAAAGAAAGCTGCGGCTGTAAAGCCTGCTGCAAAAAAAGCTAAAACAACTGCGGTGAAATCTAAAGCTGCAGCTAACAATAAGAAAGCCGCAACTGCGGTTAAAAAAGCTGCGCCTAAAAAGGCGGCTGTAGCGGCGGTAAAAAAAGCTCCCGCAAAAAAAGCGGCGGTACAACAAGCTGCGGTAAAAAAGAAATCGGCGGTCAAAACTAAAGTATCTCCGGCAAAAGCGGCTGCAAAAACCGTAAAGCCGGCGGCTAAAAAAGCTCCCGCAAAAAAAGCTTCAGCCAAGAGAGCCGTAAAAAAGAAAATTTAA
- a CDS encoding MBL fold metallo-hydrolase — MLNFAILASGSSGNCSVLWNEKAAVLIDCGVSAKYIEQTLSFLGLKSKDLSAAVITHAHIDHISASGLNFLIKNNIPLYSCEDVLSDIFEKYPDKAENCNARKRNDGFKIEDINVESFSLYHRDSKISATLGFTFSSEVAGRKYKIGYVTDTGKVCKNIIKSLADSNILVIESNYDEEMLSSSFRPYENKKWVLSEFGHLSNAACAQAIAEIKISSRAKDSLKYVFLAHLSKHHNYPELALKVAKDCLSAQKISGVNVFSAKRNVKSRTIKIA, encoded by the coding sequence GTGTTAAATTTTGCAATACTTGCAAGCGGTTCAAGCGGCAACTGTTCGGTTCTTTGGAACGAAAAAGCCGCGGTTCTTATAGATTGCGGAGTCAGCGCTAAATATATAGAGCAAACTCTTTCTTTTTTGGGGCTTAAGTCTAAAGATTTATCTGCCGCTGTTATAACGCACGCGCATATAGATCACATAAGCGCATCCGGCTTAAACTTTCTTATAAAAAATAATATCCCGCTTTATTCCTGCGAAGATGTTTTAAGCGATATATTTGAAAAATATCCGGATAAAGCCGAAAATTGCAATGCCCGCAAAAGAAACGACGGTTTTAAAATAGAAGATATTAATGTTGAAAGTTTTAGTCTGTATCATAGAGATTCCAAAATTTCCGCTACTCTCGGCTTTACTTTTTCATCGGAAGTTGCGGGAAGAAAATATAAAATAGGCTATGTCACAGATACGGGAAAAGTTTGTAAAAATATAATTAAAAGCCTTGCCGACAGCAATATACTTGTTATAGAATCCAATTACGATGAAGAGATGCTTAGCTCAAGTTTTCGTCCTTATGAGAATAAAAAATGGGTTTTAAGCGAGTTTGGGCATCTTTCAAACGCTGCCTGCGCGCAGGCAATAGCCGAAATTAAAATTTCATCGCGCGCCAAAGACAGTTTAAAGTATGTGTTTCTTGCGCATTTAAGCAAGCATCACAACTATCCGGAACTTGCGCTTAAAGTTGCAAAAGATTGTCTTTCGGCGCAAAAAATTTCAGGCGTAAACGTTTTTTCCGCCAAAAGAAACGTAAAAAGCCGTACAATAAAGATAGCGTAA
- a CDS encoding autotransporter domain-containing protein has protein sequence MKKILTAFIAVVIFVCTAWARQYFETYSQSSNPLFYFDIADAGDMFYAGNGSFADRDEFSAWTLGARHISVIEDAAGYWSWLFGSLPVNSNAVTVSIGTYLIQNADAISTMGANGGGKTTLLAAIIDNEFRDYYNTGFDGGVKAYGQIRVGFVSAPNIGYMGKLKLLPDNGASAHMSSVILHELGHALGISSDKLYSGSDMFFAEYSSGTGALSLMDNHIYDSTGTKAQIGMQIISTAVYTSGAFNIIPVGDASLDDPSVGGYAFFQGTNVNEVIDPDDMHDYNDLYFAFNNPNKIFGIPLLGLRDGAGNAFSHTELRNSMMSHQQYRNWSTYMEAELALLQDIGINLDRKNFYGYSIYADNGFYAIPLNLTYSARNSTGGYISGEYNFTPYAVGLHVYGSSNAFLTMTNASILTEGFSSVGIRVDGEWNSVNIDANSIVSANGEYGAGILVSYGKNHKIFSSGTVTALGANGIAARFDFGDNILGNSVEYRGSFIRGNTDAYGEWAADKTLLPEIDGALVNAFAVSGALKGNKAAIYISKNAFVGKIFILKGAELSGDIISDWDKNANFIQNATPNALVTDLTFGLLLDNDENAFPDMSFNMSYSGNIAAKKSLNVSHFAGNLTFDGKMTGLNQFYVGDNASFNVVSYYDSPAVIEADKVIFSPDAVLNVNVQNSFAYKLKAPLLLFASPNVTLNSSDNVFFNGTLNTQSGFYDNLDSHFAIENTSEGYALNVVFTPTDATTLSAERTAASAVGAPLAVAVNSNDSNSIFSAASLALKNLAGDWNVWFAPSYNFANSNDSVNYSINSFSLSAGLDKKISNSFVLGTGLSFARPEYKSDAANVQTSAFSAFVYAGANVFEKLEINLFASGTGNIYSQTRCVGAQKYESDYNGSAYDFGVKVNRSFKASEKITLTPFASYEYLVLNVAEYKESNGTYALKFDDSSEKTSRLNTGAQAGFVISKILTLDAKVYYSGLFGDTKAQTLVSFIGDESVSNLTTSNALDKHSLGAGLKLWAPVAQNSKISFGYNLLIGENTDNHRIDLNFVLGI, from the coding sequence ATGAAAAAAATCCTGACAGCTTTTATTGCGGTTGTAATTTTTGTATGCACGGCTTGGGCAAGACAATATTTTGAAACCTATTCTCAAAGCAGCAATCCTCTTTTTTATTTTGATATTGCCGATGCAGGAGATATGTTTTATGCAGGCAACGGATCTTTTGCGGACAGGGACGAGTTTTCAGCATGGACTCTTGGCGCGCGTCATATTTCCGTAATAGAAGATGCGGCGGGTTACTGGTCGTGGCTGTTTGGAAGTTTGCCTGTAAATTCTAATGCCGTAACAGTTTCTATCGGCACGTACTTAATACAAAATGCCGATGCAATATCAACCATGGGCGCAAACGGCGGAGGCAAAACAACTTTGCTTGCCGCAATAATAGATAATGAATTTAGAGATTACTACAATACCGGTTTTGACGGAGGAGTAAAAGCTTACGGACAAATAAGAGTAGGTTTTGTCTCAGCTCCAAACATAGGGTATATGGGGAAACTTAAACTTTTGCCTGATAACGGAGCTTCGGCGCATATGTCAAGCGTAATTTTGCACGAACTTGGACACGCTCTTGGCATATCAAGCGATAAACTCTATTCCGGCAGCGATATGTTTTTTGCGGAGTATTCTTCCGGAACCGGAGCGCTTTCTCTTATGGATAATCACATTTACGACTCTACCGGAACAAAAGCGCAGATAGGAATGCAGATAATTTCAACCGCTGTTTACACAAGCGGCGCGTTTAATATAATACCGGTCGGCGACGCTTCTCTTGACGACCCGTCCGTAGGAGGATACGCTTTTTTTCAGGGGACAAACGTAAACGAAGTTATAGATCCGGACGATATGCACGACTACAACGATCTATATTTTGCCTTCAATAATCCTAATAAAATTTTTGGAATTCCGCTGCTTGGTTTACGCGACGGCGCGGGAAACGCTTTTAGTCATACGGAACTTCGCAACAGCATGATGAGCCACCAGCAATACCGTAACTGGAGCACGTATATGGAAGCGGAACTTGCTCTTTTACAGGACATAGGCATTAATCTTGACAGAAAAAATTTTTACGGATATTCAATATACGCAGACAATGGTTTTTACGCAATTCCTTTGAATTTAACTTATAGCGCAAGAAATTCTACCGGCGGTTATATTTCCGGGGAGTATAACTTTACGCCATACGCCGTAGGGCTGCATGTTTACGGAAGCTCAAACGCTTTTTTAACAATGACAAACGCAAGTATTTTAACGGAAGGTTTTTCTTCGGTTGGAATACGCGTGGACGGCGAGTGGAACTCTGTAAATATAGACGCCAATTCAATAGTTTCCGCTAACGGGGAATACGGCGCCGGCATTTTGGTAAGTTACGGCAAAAATCATAAAATATTCAGTTCGGGAACGGTTACGGCTTTAGGCGCAAACGGAATTGCCGCGCGTTTTGATTTCGGAGATAATATTCTTGGAAATTCCGTTGAATACAGAGGTTCGTTTATCAGAGGAAATACCGATGCTTACGGCGAGTGGGCGGCGGATAAAACTCTTTTGCCGGAGATTGACGGCGCGCTTGTAAATGCGTTTGCCGTTAGCGGCGCTCTTAAAGGAAATAAAGCCGCAATTTATATTTCAAAAAATGCTTTTGTAGGGAAAATATTTATATTAAAAGGCGCAGAGCTTTCCGGCGATATAATTTCAGACTGGGATAAAAATGCGAATTTTATACAGAATGCAACCCCAAATGCGCTTGTAACCGACCTTACTTTCGGGCTTTTGCTTGACAATGACGAAAATGCTTTTCCCGACATGTCTTTTAATATGTCTTACAGCGGAAATATTGCTGCAAAAAAATCTTTAAACGTTTCGCATTTTGCGGGAAATCTTACTTTTGACGGAAAAATGACGGGGCTTAATCAGTTTTACGTTGGCGATAACGCTTCTTTTAATGTAGTCTCTTACTACGATTCGCCTGCGGTTATTGAAGCGGATAAAGTTATTTTTTCACCCGATGCCGTTTTAAATGTAAACGTTCAAAATTCTTTTGCGTATAAACTTAAAGCGCCGTTGCTTTTATTTGCCTCTCCGAACGTTACGTTGAATTCTTCGGATAATGTTTTTTTTAACGGAACGCTTAATACTCAGTCCGGTTTTTACGATAATTTAGACTCTCATTTTGCAATTGAAAACACTTCGGAAGGTTATGCTTTAAATGTTGTGTTTACGCCCACGGACGCAACGACGCTTTCCGCAGAAAGAACCGCCGCAAGCGCCGTCGGCGCGCCTTTGGCTGTTGCGGTAAACTCAAACGATTCAAATTCTATTTTTTCCGCGGCGTCTTTAGCGTTGAAAAATTTAGCGGGTGATTGGAACGTATGGTTTGCGCCTTCGTATAATTTTGCAAATTCAAACGACAGCGTAAATTATTCAATAAACTCTTTTTCATTGTCGGCGGGGCTTGATAAAAAGATTTCAAATTCTTTTGTTTTGGGAACGGGTTTAAGTTTTGCGCGTCCCGAGTATAAGTCGGACGCTGCAAATGTTCAAACTTCGGCTTTTTCCGCTTTTGTCTATGCGGGCGCAAATGTTTTTGAAAAGCTTGAAATAAATCTTTTCGCAAGCGGAACCGGAAATATTTATTCCCAAACAAGATGCGTCGGTGCGCAGAAATACGAAAGCGATTATAACGGCTCTGCGTATGATTTCGGCGTTAAAGTAAACCGCAGTTTTAAAGCGTCGGAAAAAATAACTTTAACTCCTTTTGCGTCTTACGAATATCTTGTTTTAAATGTTGCAGAATACAAAGAATCAAACGGAACTTACGCTTTAAAGTTTGACGATTCGTCTGAAAAAACATCAAGATTAAATACCGGAGCGCAGGCAGGTTTTGTAATTTCAAAAATTTTAACTTTAGACGCTAAAGTTTATTATTCGGGACTTTTCGGCGACACTAAAGCGCAAACTCTTGTCAGCTTTATCGGCGACGAAAGCGTTTCAAACCTTACAACTTCAAACGCTTTAGATAAACATTCGCTTGGGGCAGGTTTAAAACTTTGGGCGCCTGTCGCGCAAAATTCAAAAATATCTTTCGGATATAATTTACTTATCGGCGAAAATACCGATAACCACAGAATTGATTTGAATTTTGTTTTAGGCATATAA
- a CDS encoding M42 family metallopeptidase yields MDKLLKDLLLSDGVSGYEENVAKIMKGALSKVADFVETDNFGNVIAKKGKGKKKIMIAAHMDEIGLVVKHISSNGFIYFVKVGAINDSILPGIVVEIVNKKGEHIKGVLGTKPPHLMSAEEAKKPVKFDSMFIDIGLGSRKEVEKVVEIGDQIIFEPNAGVLNGDIYYGKAADNRISCYAMVKVLEKLPKNLDAEVYACATAQEEVGLKGGKTSSFKVNPDFALVIDTTVAGDMPGIEEKVSALKLGAGVALTFLEASGRGTIVPQKVRQLMLEAAKKNKIAHQIDIIDGGMTDGAIIYTNREGILTGILSIPTRYIHAPTSVFNIKDVESAVDLAVETIKKAAKEI; encoded by the coding sequence ATGGATAAACTTCTTAAAGATTTATTGTTGTCCGACGGAGTTTCCGGATACGAAGAAAACGTTGCAAAAATTATGAAGGGCGCGCTTTCCAAAGTTGCGGATTTTGTTGAAACCGACAATTTCGGAAACGTGATAGCAAAAAAGGGGAAAGGCAAAAAGAAAATAATGATTGCCGCCCACATGGACGAAATCGGATTAGTCGTAAAACACATAAGTTCAAACGGTTTTATTTATTTTGTTAAAGTCGGCGCAATAAACGATTCTATTTTGCCCGGCATAGTTGTGGAAATTGTCAACAAAAAAGGCGAACATATAAAAGGCGTGCTGGGCACAAAACCGCCGCATTTAATGAGCGCGGAAGAAGCAAAAAAACCTGTAAAATTTGACAGCATGTTTATAGACATAGGTCTTGGTTCAAGAAAAGAGGTTGAAAAAGTTGTTGAAATAGGCGACCAGATAATTTTTGAACCGAACGCCGGCGTGTTAAACGGAGATATTTATTACGGCAAGGCCGCAGACAACAGAATAAGCTGTTACGCAATGGTGAAAGTTTTAGAAAAACTCCCAAAAAATTTAGACGCTGAAGTTTACGCGTGCGCCACGGCGCAGGAAGAAGTAGGTTTAAAAGGCGGCAAAACATCGTCATTTAAAGTAAATCCGGATTTTGCTTTGGTAATAGATACAACGGTAGCCGGCGATATGCCCGGAATTGAAGAAAAAGTTTCGGCGCTAAAACTCGGCGCGGGCGTTGCCCTGACATTTTTGGAAGCTTCCGGCAGAGGCACAATTGTTCCTCAAAAAGTCAGACAGCTTATGCTTGAGGCGGCAAAGAAAAATAAAATTGCGCATCAAATAGATATAATAGACGGCGGAATGACCGACGGCGCCATAATTTATACAAACCGAGAAGGAATTCTAACCGGAATTTTAAGCATACCTACAAGATATATCCATGCGCCAACGTCGGTATTTAACATAAAAGATGTTGAAAGCGCCGTAGATTTAGCCGTTGAAACAATTAAAAAAGCGGCTAAAGAAATTTAG
- a CDS encoding DUF5679 domain-containing protein — MAEARCMKCKKQVEVKNPQDVIMKNGMKALSGVCPDCGTKVFKIVGKK; from the coding sequence ATGGCAGAAGCAAGATGCATGAAATGTAAGAAACAGGTTGAAGTGAAAAATCCTCAGGATGTAATTATGAAAAACGGTATGAAGGCGCTTTCCGGAGTATGTCCGGATTGCGGAACAAAAGTTTTTAAGATTGTAGGAAAAAAATAA
- a CDS encoding M48 family metallopeptidase → MNIYMLLIVSFIFLIYVLQSVADILNVRNISAKIPKEFTGYFNKDSYAKSQKYLKTKTKFSLLQASFFTVVEIVFIFAGGFNFADLLARSFGFGEIVTGLIFFGLLFFALEILKIPFGAYDTFVIEEKFGFNKTKAVTFIADLIKNWVISAVILGAIFIVVLWFFTEFGKFAWIYSFAAVAVIEMFFAFVYPVVIMPLFNKFTPLKNGKLKTSVEKYAAKENFKMKGLFTMDNSKRSTKSNAFFTGFGRFRRIVLFDTLIKKHTVEELTSVLAHEMGHFKLGHIKKDLIYGFISMAFMFFLLSVFINSPWLFEAFKMQTASVYAGVVFFGFLYIPISFIIGIISSAISRKHEYEADAYAVKTYKKPKAMIDALKKLSVDNLSNLYPHKFKVFLEYSHPPTLERIEAIKKIKITEKK, encoded by the coding sequence ATGAATATTTACATGCTGTTAATTGTTTCATTTATTTTTCTCATCTATGTTCTGCAGTCTGTTGCAGATATTTTAAACGTCAGAAACATATCTGCAAAAATTCCTAAAGAGTTTACCGGATACTTTAATAAAGACAGCTATGCCAAATCTCAAAAATATCTTAAAACAAAAACTAAGTTTTCTTTGCTGCAAGCTTCGTTTTTTACCGTTGTTGAGATAGTTTTTATATTTGCCGGCGGTTTTAATTTTGCAGATTTATTAGCGCGTTCTTTTGGTTTTGGGGAAATTGTTACGGGCTTAATATTTTTCGGACTTTTATTTTTTGCTCTTGAAATTTTAAAAATTCCGTTTGGCGCTTACGATACTTTTGTAATAGAAGAAAAATTCGGATTTAATAAAACCAAAGCGGTTACTTTTATTGCGGATTTAATTAAAAACTGGGTTATAAGCGCGGTAATTTTAGGCGCAATTTTTATTGTTGTCTTGTGGTTTTTTACGGAGTTTGGAAAGTTTGCGTGGATTTATTCCTTTGCGGCTGTCGCCGTAATAGAGATGTTTTTTGCGTTTGTTTACCCAGTTGTAATAATGCCGTTGTTTAATAAATTTACTCCTTTGAAAAACGGAAAACTTAAAACCTCCGTTGAAAAATACGCGGCGAAAGAAAATTTTAAAATGAAAGGTCTTTTTACTATGGACAATTCGAAACGTTCCACAAAATCTAACGCTTTTTTTACCGGTTTCGGACGTTTTCGCAGAATAGTTTTATTTGATACTCTCATAAAAAAACATACGGTTGAAGAGCTTACAAGCGTGCTGGCTCACGAAATGGGGCATTTTAAATTGGGGCATATAAAGAAAGATTTAATATACGGATTTATTTCTATGGCGTTTATGTTTTTTTTGCTTTCTGTTTTTATAAATTCGCCGTGGCTTTTTGAAGCTTTTAAAATGCAAACCGCGTCTGTTTACGCGGGCGTTGTGTTTTTCGGATTTTTATATATTCCGATATCTTTTATTATAGGTATTATCTCAAGCGCAATTTCCAGAAAGCATGAATACGAAGCTGACGCCTATGCCGTTAAAACTTATAAAAAGCCAAAAGCCATGATTGACGCTCTTAAAAAATTATCTGTGGATAACCTCTCAAATTTGTATCCTCATAAATTTAAAGTGTTTTTGGAGTATTCTCACCCTCCTACGCTTGAAAGAATTGAGGCTATAAAGAAAATAAAAATTACGGAGAAAAAATGA